The following are encoded together in the uncultured Sphaerochaeta sp. genome:
- the garR gene encoding 2-hydroxy-3-oxopropionate reductase — MKIGFIGLGIMGKPMAKNLLKAGHEVVCFDLNKASVKDVVASGAKEAASAAEVAAQVPLVITMLPNSPHVKSVVLGEQGVLEGAKAGLKLVDMSSIAPLASQEVEKACALKGVRMLDAPVSGGEPKAVDGTLAIMVGGEKELFEELKEILLVMGASAVHCGPIGAGNTTKLANQIIVALNIAAVSEAFTMVKKAGVDPHLVFDAIKGGLAGSTVMNAKAPMMMDSNFKPGFKIDLHIKDLANAMDTGHGVGSPLPLTAYVREMMETLHADGFGGDDHSALARYYAKVSGTKIGE, encoded by the coding sequence ATGAAGATTGGATTTATCGGACTGGGGATCATGGGCAAGCCCATGGCCAAGAACCTGCTGAAGGCAGGGCATGAGGTGGTGTGTTTCGACCTGAACAAGGCAAGTGTTAAGGATGTTGTTGCATCCGGTGCGAAGGAAGCAGCCTCGGCTGCCGAAGTGGCAGCTCAGGTGCCGCTGGTGATCACGATGCTGCCCAACAGCCCGCACGTGAAGAGCGTGGTGCTGGGAGAGCAGGGAGTGCTTGAGGGGGCGAAGGCCGGCCTGAAGCTGGTGGACATGAGCTCGATCGCGCCTCTGGCAAGCCAGGAAGTGGAGAAGGCCTGCGCATTGAAGGGCGTGAGGATGCTGGACGCCCCGGTCTCCGGGGGGGAGCCCAAGGCTGTAGATGGGACCCTGGCGATCATGGTCGGCGGGGAGAAGGAGCTGTTCGAGGAACTGAAGGAGATCCTGCTGGTCATGGGGGCGAGTGCGGTGCACTGCGGGCCGATCGGTGCGGGGAACACGACCAAGCTTGCGAACCAGATCATCGTGGCGCTGAACATAGCGGCGGTCAGTGAGGCCTTTACCATGGTGAAGAAGGCCGGTGTGGACCCGCACCTGGTATTCGATGCCATCAAGGGGGGACTGGCCGGCTCGACGGTGATGAACGCGAAGGCGCCGATGATGATGGACTCGAATTTCAAGCCTGGGTTCAAGATCGACCTGCACATCAAGGACCTTGCCAATGCGATGGACACGGGCCACGGGGTGGGATCGCCCCTGCCGTTGACCGCCTATGTGAGGGAGATGATGGAGACGCTGCACGCCGATGGGTTCGGGGGCGACGACCACAGTGCGCTGGCCCGCTACTACGCGAAGGTGAGCGGTACGAAGATCGGCGAGTGA
- the ltrA gene encoding group II intron reverse transcriptase/maturase: MEVPKQNVKDSQLQLEGLFSEDSPEGEGRKTASVSVRKNPEEGNQPTITSEEESLLTKTLDHIVSLQNMRTAFMKVAGKKGAGGVDGMKTEELTQYLQNNYSMVRQSLLEGTYKPQPVRRVEIPKDNGKTRDLGIPTVIDRGIQMAIVQVLTRIYEPKFSESSFGFRPGRSAHDALEKCIEHAREGYVWVVDMDLEKFFDTVPQSRLLQLVSETIKDGRVISLLYKYLKAGVMVDGIRQETTIGVPQGGPLSPLLSNIMLNESDRELEKRGHRFVRYADDMMILCKSERAALRVMESTTKFLEKKLKLKVNREKTVVRRITNDIKFLGYGFYSSGEVKLKVHPQSWKKLRTKLKEILNKNNGWSYEFRKMRLAYLVRGWVNYFRLANAKQRLLQLDEWIRHKIRAVILKANWRVRSRYRLFRQQGVKHEEALSVANARQGTWALSGYWKVSRWLSVDVLRAHGYLFFSDMYGKLHRVM; this comes from the coding sequence ATGGAAGTACCCAAACAGAACGTAAAAGACAGCCAACTTCAACTCGAAGGACTGTTTTCTGAGGATAGCCCGGAAGGCGAAGGTAGGAAAACAGCGTCTGTGTCTGTGAGGAAGAACCCAGAGGAAGGAAATCAACCAACGATCACTAGTGAAGAAGAGAGTCTCCTGACAAAGACACTGGACCACATTGTCAGTCTCCAGAATATGCGGACAGCATTCATGAAGGTTGCGGGCAAGAAAGGAGCAGGCGGGGTAGATGGGATGAAGACTGAGGAACTCACTCAGTACCTCCAGAACAACTACAGCATGGTACGCCAGAGTCTATTGGAAGGGACGTACAAGCCACAGCCGGTACGGAGGGTGGAAATACCTAAAGATAACGGCAAGACAAGGGACCTTGGAATTCCGACTGTCATAGACAGGGGAATCCAGATGGCAATCGTGCAGGTACTCACAAGGATCTATGAACCGAAATTCAGTGAATCGAGTTTTGGTTTCAGACCCGGAAGGAGTGCACACGATGCATTGGAAAAGTGTATCGAGCATGCCCGTGAAGGATACGTATGGGTGGTGGATATGGACTTGGAGAAATTCTTTGACACCGTTCCCCAGAGCAGATTACTGCAACTGGTGAGCGAGACGATTAAGGATGGACGAGTCATATCTCTGCTGTACAAATACCTGAAAGCCGGAGTCATGGTCGATGGCATCAGACAGGAAACGACCATCGGAGTACCTCAGGGTGGACCGTTGTCACCACTGTTGAGCAACATCATGCTGAACGAAAGTGACAGGGAACTTGAAAAGCGAGGTCATCGTTTCGTTCGGTATGCGGATGATATGATGATACTGTGTAAGAGTGAAAGGGCCGCCTTAAGGGTGATGGAGAGTACCACGAAATTTCTTGAGAAGAAACTGAAGCTGAAAGTGAACAGGGAAAAGACCGTCGTTCGTAGAATTACCAACGACATAAAATTCCTTGGCTACGGATTCTACAGTAGTGGAGAGGTGAAACTGAAAGTCCATCCTCAAAGCTGGAAGAAACTGAGAACGAAACTGAAAGAGATTCTGAACAAGAACAACGGGTGGTCGTACGAATTCAGGAAGATGCGACTTGCATACCTTGTGAGAGGATGGGTGAACTATTTCCGACTGGCAAACGCTAAGCAGAGACTGTTACAGCTTGATGAATGGATTAGACACAAGATTCGGGCAGTGATTCTCAAAGCGAACTGGAGAGTACGGTCAAGATACCGGCTTTTCAGACAACAGGGCGTAAAACATGAGGAAGCACTCAGTGTAGCCAATGCGAGGCAAGGAACCTGGGCCCTGTCTGGATATTGGAAAGTGTCACGGTGGTTAAGTGTGGATGTGCTACGAGCACACGGATATCTCTTTTTCAGTGATATGTATGGGAAATTACACCGAGTGATGTAA
- a CDS encoding FUSC family protein codes for MKGRPISPVMVFYITKCLLGTVICYGFYKAFPQYYLHWSIISLLLVLAPDKDNSIALPIARIKANITGALVGLFCFMLPFHQLLGLLAGVVATISICSLLKFPAATRSALAALVIVLLQEGGKPMWSYALQRIFAVLLGCLVGLALTVCFQALEHTYMRSDRRS; via the coding sequence ATGAAAGGCCGCCCCATTTCCCCAGTCATGGTGTTCTATATCACGAAATGCTTGCTCGGAACCGTCATTTGTTATGGCTTCTACAAAGCATTTCCCCAGTACTATCTGCATTGGTCCATTATCAGTCTTCTCTTGGTACTCGCCCCTGACAAGGACAACTCAATTGCACTTCCCATTGCGAGAATCAAGGCGAACATCACCGGTGCACTTGTAGGTCTCTTCTGCTTCATGCTCCCTTTTCACCAACTGCTGGGTCTCCTGGCAGGAGTGGTAGCCACCATCTCCATCTGTTCCTTGCTGAAATTTCCTGCAGCTACCCGTAGCGCTCTTGCGGCACTGGTAATTGTGCTCTTGCAAGAAGGGGGAAAGCCCATGTGGTCGTACGCCCTGCAGCGTATTTTTGCTGTACTTCTGGGTTGTCTGGTTGGATTGGCACTGACAGTCTGTTTTCAAGCCCTTGAACATACATACATGCGATCGGATAGGAGGAGCTAG
- a CDS encoding D-2-hydroxyacid dehydrogenase: MQHTIVILDGYTENPGDLSWDGFAELGDVTVYDRTPSDVIAQRIADADIVITNKTPLTAETIKNAEKMQYIGVLATGYNVVDVQAAKESGVVVTNIPTYGTDAVAQFVFALLLEICHHVQHHSDAVKEGRWSKAPDFCFWDYPLIELVGKTMGIIGYGRIGQATGRIAKAFGMKVIAYDSYQNPELKDDYGSLDTLLSESDVIALHCPLFPETEGIINKESITKMKDGVILINNSRGPLIVEQDLADALNSGKIAAAGLDVVSSEPIREDNPLLQAKNCLITPHISWAPRESRQRLMDIAVANLKGFLSGARQNVVNG; this comes from the coding sequence ATGCAACATACGATAGTTATTTTGGATGGATATACGGAGAACCCAGGGGACCTGAGCTGGGATGGATTTGCAGAACTGGGAGATGTGACGGTGTATGACCGTACACCATCTGATGTAATCGCGCAGCGTATCGCTGATGCCGATATTGTCATTACCAACAAGACCCCGCTTACTGCCGAGACCATCAAGAATGCTGAGAAGATGCAGTATATCGGGGTGCTGGCTACCGGATACAATGTAGTTGACGTCCAGGCAGCAAAGGAGAGTGGTGTGGTAGTCACCAACATTCCAACCTATGGAACTGACGCAGTGGCGCAGTTTGTGTTTGCCCTGCTGCTTGAAATCTGCCACCACGTACAACACCACAGTGATGCCGTCAAGGAAGGCAGGTGGAGCAAGGCTCCGGACTTCTGCTTCTGGGACTACCCACTCATTGAGCTAGTCGGCAAGACGATGGGAATCATAGGGTATGGAAGGATTGGGCAGGCGACAGGTAGGATTGCCAAAGCGTTTGGTATGAAGGTCATTGCCTATGATTCTTATCAAAATCCTGAGCTGAAAGATGATTATGGCTCCCTGGATACCTTGTTGTCTGAAAGTGATGTAATTGCATTGCACTGTCCTCTCTTCCCTGAAACCGAAGGTATTATCAACAAGGAAAGCATCACCAAGATGAAGGATGGGGTGATCCTGATCAATAACAGTCGAGGTCCCTTGATTGTTGAGCAGGATCTTGCCGATGCTCTCAATAGTGGAAAGATTGCTGCTGCTGGATTGGATGTCGTCTCCTCTGAGCCGATCAGGGAGGACAACCCTCTCTTGCAGGCAAAGAACTGCCTGATCACACCCCATATCAGTTGGGCCCCAAGGGAAAGCCGTCAGAGGTTGATGGATATCGCTGTTGCAAACCTGAAGGGCTTTCTCTCCGGTGCAAGACAAAATGTGGTGAATGGCTAG
- a CDS encoding cupin domain-containing protein codes for MIETVYTYTKTDEKIIEKLVGDDQVMINHVVLSNGEALPEHYSDSNVYLTIARGTLSATFNDQKAHYYQGAIVNVPANTKMNIANINDEPVEFFIVKAPHPRVYKEQ; via the coding sequence ATGATTGAAACAGTATATACCTATACCAAAACCGACGAGAAAATCATTGAAAAACTGGTTGGCGATGATCAGGTCATGATCAACCATGTGGTTCTGAGCAATGGGGAAGCACTCCCGGAGCACTACAGTGATTCCAATGTCTATCTCACCATAGCACGAGGAACACTCTCGGCCACCTTTAACGACCAGAAAGCACACTACTACCAGGGAGCAATCGTCAATGTCCCGGCAAATACAAAGATGAACATTGCAAACATCAACGATGAACCAGTTGAATTCTTCATTGTTAAAGCACCCCACCCAAGGGTATACAAGGAACAATAG
- a CDS encoding 4Fe-4S binding protein, translating to MKKTIQRIVQFLFLGLFIFLLIRGKVQMWMGIFLLSLVLSLFFSRFYCGWICPINTFLKPITYLKKKFHVGSIKTSSFFKNGGLRILLLIVFLALMVFTLRSGKKLPVLPVLVGMGIFLSLFFEEELWHHWLCPYGTFLSLPSKAAKKRMVIDPDLCTNCGRCKQVCPSGAIVKEKKHRIIKHECLVCHACERVCTKGAISYK from the coding sequence ATGAAGAAGACCATCCAACGGATAGTACAGTTTCTTTTTCTCGGTCTCTTTATTTTCCTACTCATCAGAGGCAAGGTACAGATGTGGATGGGAATCTTCCTACTCTCGCTTGTGCTCTCCCTCTTCTTCTCCCGGTTCTACTGCGGATGGATTTGTCCCATCAACACCTTCCTGAAACCGATCACGTACCTGAAGAAGAAGTTTCATGTGGGGAGTATCAAGACATCTTCCTTCTTCAAGAACGGTGGTCTGAGGATCCTGCTATTGATTGTCTTCCTGGCACTCATGGTCTTCACCCTACGCTCAGGCAAGAAGCTTCCGGTGCTCCCGGTATTGGTAGGAATGGGAATCTTCCTCTCACTCTTCTTTGAAGAGGAACTCTGGCATCATTGGCTCTGTCCCTATGGAACCTTCCTTTCGCTTCCCAGCAAGGCAGCAAAGAAACGGATGGTAATCGATCCTGATCTCTGCACCAACTGTGGCAGATGCAAACAGGTCTGTCCTTCAGGGGCAATCGTGAAAGAGAAAAAACATCGGATCATCAAACACGAGTGTCTCGTCTGTCATGCGTGTGAGCGAGTGTGCACCAAGGGTGCTATCAGCTACAAGTAA
- a CDS encoding KamA family protein, translating into MNTSINRITELVAKMKADNPELISLFLDQKLDDAALVATLREEMAATMQQRFPKAWSYYTGEGKTEQDYYTLMSTSMAYLRMMDYLDHEGDVYEDLNLHGETVTSRPIALLKRVLLGQETSVHLDFLEDMAHLIGQLSGVEDRIIPSRSQVEQWMDSHPSGLDTEVIAWRAKNKERIIELLIKRIEDRRRKSSFYQFKDEMSHEQKRKQVLAWWREDRFHLHFAPRSTEELNHYLDGSLDAETLRIMKESERKGIPIFATPYFLSLIDTRPKEMQEHPGSDLALRTYLFYSQDLLEEFGSIVAWEKEDIAKPGELNAAGWLLPSHNIHRRYPTVAIFIPDTMGRACGGLCSYCQRMYDFQAGRFNFELEKLRPKRTWEEQLGINMEYFRNDPYLWDILITGGDAFMSSVKSLRSILDAVLEMARQKLEDNKQRSQEDRYAPMRRVRLGTKIPVYLPQRVTKELVQVLADFKAEAQKLGIDQCVVQTHISSAMEITPDTRKAIRRLLDAGWAVTNQEVFTVAASRRGHTAKLRKVLNDIGVLPYYTFTVKGFKENRTLFATNARSMQEQLEESSIGQVPQRYLATLRPFMSEAEKMVEQINMVREGAEIPFLATDRNTINLPGVGKSNTFRTIGITDDGRRILEFEFDHTREHSKVIEEMGSVVIIESKSIAHYLRQVEKMGEDPAGYVSIWGYSAGSLSPRNPIFEGVVR; encoded by the coding sequence ATGAATACATCTATCAATCGCATTACTGAACTTGTCGCCAAGATGAAGGCAGACAATCCAGAACTTATCTCCTTGTTCCTTGACCAGAAGCTTGATGATGCGGCTTTGGTAGCTACGCTCCGTGAAGAGATGGCTGCAACGATGCAACAGAGATTTCCAAAAGCATGGTCATATTACACTGGTGAAGGAAAGACCGAACAGGACTACTATACTTTGATGAGCACCTCGATGGCATACCTTAGGATGATGGACTATCTCGACCACGAGGGAGATGTCTATGAAGATTTGAACCTCCATGGAGAGACGGTGACCTCACGTCCCATCGCGCTCTTGAAGCGCGTCTTGCTGGGACAAGAGACGTCGGTTCATCTAGATTTTCTTGAGGATATGGCTCATCTCATTGGTCAGTTGAGTGGAGTTGAGGACCGTATAATTCCCTCTAGAAGTCAGGTAGAGCAGTGGATGGATTCTCATCCAAGCGGCTTGGATACTGAGGTGATCGCTTGGAGGGCGAAGAACAAGGAGCGAATTATTGAGCTCCTGATCAAGCGGATCGAGGATAGACGGAGAAAAAGTTCCTTTTATCAATTCAAGGATGAAATGAGTCATGAGCAAAAACGCAAGCAGGTTCTCGCTTGGTGGAGGGAGGATAGGTTCCATCTTCATTTTGCCCCCAGGAGTACTGAGGAGCTCAACCACTATCTTGATGGCAGCCTGGATGCTGAGACGCTCAGGATTATGAAAGAGTCAGAGAGGAAGGGTATTCCCATCTTTGCTACTCCCTACTTTCTCTCACTTATCGATACCCGCCCAAAGGAGATGCAGGAACATCCTGGAAGTGATTTGGCCCTACGCACATATCTCTTCTACAGTCAGGATCTTTTGGAAGAGTTTGGCTCAATCGTCGCCTGGGAGAAAGAGGATATCGCAAAACCAGGAGAGCTCAATGCAGCCGGGTGGTTGCTTCCCTCCCACAATATTCACCGCCGGTATCCGACAGTTGCTATCTTCATTCCCGATACCATGGGAAGAGCCTGTGGAGGGCTCTGTTCTTACTGCCAGAGAATGTACGACTTCCAGGCAGGACGGTTCAACTTTGAGTTGGAAAAGCTTCGCCCAAAACGGACCTGGGAAGAGCAACTTGGCATCAACATGGAGTATTTCAGGAATGACCCATACCTTTGGGATATCCTGATTACCGGAGGGGACGCTTTTATGAGCTCGGTGAAGTCCTTGCGTTCTATTCTGGATGCAGTGCTTGAGATGGCAAGGCAGAAGCTGGAAGACAACAAACAGCGCTCGCAAGAGGATAGGTATGCACCCATGCGGAGAGTGCGTCTTGGGACGAAGATTCCGGTATATCTGCCCCAGCGAGTTACCAAGGAGCTTGTCCAGGTACTCGCCGATTTCAAGGCCGAAGCACAGAAGCTGGGTATTGACCAGTGTGTGGTGCAGACCCATATCTCTTCTGCCATGGAAATTACGCCTGATACAAGGAAGGCAATCAGGAGATTGCTTGATGCAGGTTGGGCTGTGACCAACCAGGAGGTATTCACGGTTGCTGCAAGCAGACGTGGCCACACGGCAAAACTGCGCAAGGTACTCAACGATATAGGCGTACTTCCTTACTATACCTTCACCGTAAAAGGCTTCAAGGAGAACCGTACGTTGTTTGCAACCAATGCAAGGAGTATGCAGGAGCAGCTCGAGGAGAGTTCCATCGGGCAAGTTCCTCAGCGGTATCTCGCCACGCTTCGTCCGTTCATGAGTGAGGCGGAGAAGATGGTTGAACAGATCAACATGGTACGTGAGGGAGCGGAGATTCCGTTCCTTGCAACGGACAGGAACACGATAAACCTACCGGGTGTGGGAAAGAGCAATACCTTCCGGACCATCGGCATTACCGATGACGGGAGGCGTATCCTGGAGTTTGAGTTCGACCACACCAGAGAGCATAGCAAGGTGATCGAGGAGATGGGTTCGGTGGTCATCATTGAATCCAAATCGATAGCCCATTACCTGAGGCAAGTAGAGAAAATGGGTGAGGACCCTGCTGGATACGTATCCATTTGGGGTTACTCCGCAGGAAGCCTTTCTCCTCGCAATCCAATATTTGAGGGAGTGGTTCGCTAG
- a CDS encoding GNAT family N-acetyltransferase, with translation MIIERAKPSDYQELKQLWLIVFNEEPTFLEHFFATRISYQDIFVAREDDKLISALHALPLYYHKQGEEHPTSYIVGAATYKEYRRRGIMGKLLEATREAYEHPITLFPAVRPFYEANGYFTTSSVLSFTLEAENRERENLAAQYTFQDLDTIYRKATSEEGGLLRDEEAWSFLTDGYEVLSVEGGYAFISEGKAVETMVLNNDGASSMISLLKGRGITEVHTLASSPLANLIGREQGVPIPMGMSTSKELQGVYIAEQY, from the coding sequence ATGATCATAGAACGTGCAAAACCTAGTGACTACCAGGAACTCAAGCAACTCTGGCTCATCGTATTCAACGAAGAGCCAACCTTTCTGGAGCACTTTTTTGCGACGCGAATTTCCTATCAGGACATCTTTGTCGCTCGTGAGGACGATAAGCTGATCAGTGCACTCCATGCACTCCCGCTGTATTATCACAAACAGGGGGAGGAACATCCAACAAGCTACATCGTAGGAGCAGCAACTTACAAAGAGTACCGAAGACGGGGAATCATGGGAAAGCTCCTGGAAGCAACCAGAGAAGCCTATGAACACCCCATCACACTCTTTCCTGCAGTCAGGCCGTTCTATGAGGCAAATGGCTATTTCACCACCTCCAGTGTGCTCTCCTTCACCCTCGAAGCAGAAAACAGGGAGAGAGAGAATCTTGCTGCCCAATATACCTTCCAAGACCTGGATACAATCTACCGAAAAGCTACCAGTGAAGAGGGTGGCCTCCTACGTGATGAAGAGGCATGGTCCTTCCTTACCGATGGTTATGAAGTGCTCTCAGTGGAGGGTGGTTACGCCTTTATCAGCGAGGGAAAGGCTGTAGAGACCATGGTCCTGAACAATGATGGTGCTTCCAGCATGATCTCTCTTCTTAAAGGAAGAGGAATCACTGAGGTACACACGCTCGCTTCCTCCCCTCTTGCCAACTTGATTGGAAGAGAGCAAGGAGTGCCCATCCCGATGGGGATGAGCACCTCAAAAGAACTACAAGGTGTGTATATAGCCGAGCAATATTAA
- a CDS encoding Crp/Fnr family transcriptional regulator, producing MDFFPLLENIRLFEGFDMKMLSSLFREGRAKRSSYAKGQMLYLHGEVCTTLDVVVAGKVSIQSVDEEGKVFKVRVLEPGDVWGATLLFSQYNHYPMTVVSEDDSAVLHLPKVLVLDLCEARVEFLSSLLELVSDRAHELSMTVTKLSAQSLRESLLAYLQNLSVIQGSNTVMLPTSKKELADRLGFARTSLSRELASLVEDGLLSYSGRRVVLHISSQN from the coding sequence ATGGATTTCTTTCCTTTGCTTGAAAATATTAGGCTGTTTGAAGGCTTTGATATGAAGATGCTCTCTTCCCTTTTCAGGGAAGGTAGGGCAAAGCGTAGCTCCTACGCCAAGGGCCAGATGCTCTACCTGCATGGAGAGGTGTGCACTACGCTCGATGTGGTGGTAGCAGGGAAGGTCTCCATCCAGAGCGTTGATGAGGAGGGGAAGGTTTTTAAGGTTCGGGTACTGGAACCAGGAGACGTGTGGGGCGCGACCCTGCTGTTCAGCCAGTATAACCACTACCCAATGACGGTTGTCAGTGAGGATGATTCGGCAGTGTTGCATCTTCCCAAGGTGCTGGTACTTGACCTCTGTGAGGCAAGGGTTGAGTTCCTCTCCTCCCTGCTGGAACTGGTGAGCGACCGTGCCCACGAGTTGAGCATGACGGTCACCAAGCTCTCGGCGCAGAGCCTTAGGGAAAGTCTGCTTGCCTATCTGCAGAACCTGTCGGTAATCCAGGGAAGCAATACTGTCATGCTTCCAACTTCAAAGAAAGAACTTGCAGATCGTTTGGGATTTGCTCGTACCTCGCTTAGCAGGGAGCTTGCATCCTTGGTGGAGGATGGCTTGCTTAGTTATTCAGGGCGAAGGGTGGTACTTCACATTTCTTCACAGAATTAA
- a CDS encoding phosphatidylglycerol lysyltransferase domain-containing protein, protein MLEFYTPSPTDKHLFPDHSKHLAYEYYYSYVALWADAIGITICKTDTALYMHLEEDDCFLLPITDDLPSAIKELEEHCRETGQRFLLECVPTKEAEQLKAMGYQAEHVRNLDDYLYESDKLIKLSGKKLQSKRNHINQFEKHYTYSVRPLNTKELRDECYRMASTTWLDGKDCTTKEIRDELGALKRALDGWDELNFKGILVCVDHNLTAFTIGEIIDEEMAIVHFEKADTSYKGIYSVINQLFVSEYLSDVHYVNRQEDAGIAGLRKAKLSYKPDLMVEKYRVKKQT, encoded by the coding sequence ATGTTAGAATTCTATACACCGTCCCCCACGGACAAACACCTGTTTCCTGATCACAGCAAGCACCTTGCCTATGAATATTACTATTCGTATGTTGCACTCTGGGCTGATGCAATTGGCATCACTATCTGCAAGACTGATACTGCCTTGTATATGCATCTTGAAGAGGACGATTGTTTCCTGCTTCCTATCACCGACGACCTTCCTTCTGCAATCAAGGAACTTGAAGAGCACTGCAGGGAAACTGGACAACGCTTTCTCCTGGAATGTGTACCCACCAAGGAAGCTGAACAGCTGAAAGCGATGGGTTACCAGGCCGAGCATGTGAGGAACCTTGATGACTATCTTTACGAGAGTGATAAGCTCATCAAGCTCTCTGGCAAGAAGTTGCAGAGTAAGCGCAATCATATCAACCAATTTGAGAAGCACTACACCTATTCAGTACGCCCTTTGAACACCAAGGAACTACGTGATGAGTGTTACAGAATGGCTTCCACCACCTGGCTTGACGGCAAGGATTGCACGACCAAGGAAATCAGGGATGAACTGGGAGCCCTCAAACGGGCCCTCGATGGTTGGGATGAACTCAATTTCAAAGGGATACTTGTCTGCGTAGACCACAACCTCACCGCATTCACCATCGGGGAAATAATCGATGAGGAAATGGCTATCGTACACTTTGAGAAGGCCGATACTTCCTACAAGGGAATCTACTCAGTCATCAACCAGCTCTTCGTCAGTGAATATCTCTCGGATGTTCATTATGTGAACAGGCAAGAGGATGCCGGCATTGCTGGACTCAGGAAGGCAAAGCTCTCCTACAAGCCGGATCTCATGGTCGAGAAGTACCGGGTGAAAAAGCAAACATGA
- a CDS encoding peroxiredoxin, with the protein MDEVQNNATLPLIGDKAPAFHAVTTQGDINFPEDYKGKWVILFSHPADFTPVCTTEFMTFASMADEFKAMDTELIGLSIDSLYAHIAWLRKIQELEWNGMKDIEVKFPVIEDIKMDVAKKYGMVQSQSSTQAVRAVFIIDGEGVVRTIMYYPASTGRNFDEIKRVVLALQKADKEHIATPANWRPGQDVIIPTPGSCGTAKERMESKDENQYCLDWFLCFRKEKK; encoded by the coding sequence ATGGACGAAGTACAGAACAATGCAACACTTCCTTTGATTGGAGACAAGGCCCCCGCCTTTCACGCAGTGACCACCCAGGGCGATATCAACTTTCCCGAGGATTACAAGGGGAAATGGGTAATCCTGTTCAGTCATCCCGCTGATTTTACCCCTGTCTGTACCACGGAGTTCATGACCTTTGCTTCCATGGCTGATGAGTTCAAGGCGATGGATACTGAGCTTATCGGGCTCTCCATCGACTCCCTATATGCCCACATTGCTTGGCTGAGAAAGATTCAGGAACTGGAATGGAACGGGATGAAGGATATTGAGGTCAAGTTTCCAGTAATTGAGGATATTAAGATGGATGTTGCCAAGAAGTATGGCATGGTCCAGTCACAATCCTCCACCCAGGCAGTTCGTGCTGTATTCATCATCGATGGAGAAGGTGTGGTGAGAACCATCATGTACTATCCTGCTTCCACCGGCCGTAACTTTGATGAGATCAAGCGTGTGGTTCTGGCTTTGCAGAAGGCTGACAAGGAGCATATCGCTACTCCCGCAAACTGGAGACCAGGCCAGGATGTCATCATACCAACCCCAGGTTCCTGTGGTACTGCAAAGGAGCGGATGGAAAGCAAAGATGAGAATCAATACTGCCTTGACTGGTTCCTCTGCTTCCGCAAGGAAAAGAAATAA